The following proteins are encoded in a genomic region of Hirundo rustica isolate bHirRus1 chromosome 3, bHirRus1.pri.v3, whole genome shotgun sequence:
- the PLCB4 gene encoding 1-phosphatidylinositol 4,5-bisphosphate phosphodiesterase beta-4 isoform X4, with amino-acid sequence MLLAARTQAAVPSHFIRPSSSVNCSDLRGQSQRRARQGFSPVIMAKPYEFNWQKPVPSFMQDGAVFDRYEEESFVFESNCLFQVDEFGFFLSWKSEGKEGQVLECSLINSVRFGAVPKDPKILTALEAVGKSENELEGRIVCVCSGTDLVNISFTFMVAENTEIAKQWVEGLGSIIHNFRANNVSPMTCLKKHWMKLAFLTNTNGKIPVRSITRTFASGKTEKVIFQALKELGLPSGKNDEIEPAAFTYEKFYELTQKICPRTDIEDLFKKIINEILGSMKFYFPFMTQKEQCR; translated from the exons ATG CTCCTTGCTGCGCGCACTCAAGCGGCCGTTCCCTCACACTTCATCCGTCCCAGTTCATCTGTAAACTGCAGTGACCTGCGAGGGCAGAGCCAGAGGAGGGCTCGCCAAG GTTTTTCTCCCGTAATCATGGCAAAACCTTATGAATTTAACTGGCAGAAGCCAGTTCCCTCTTTTATGCAAGATGGAGCTGTGTTTGATAGATACGAAGAG gAATCTTTCGTCTTTGAAAGCAACTGTCTCTTCCAAGTGGatgaatttggtttttttctgagctggaaAAGTGAAGGAAAG GAGGGACAGGTATTAGAATGCTCCCTGATCAACAGTGTTCGTTTTGGAGCTGTACCAAAG GATCCCAAAATACTGACTGCACTCGAGGCTGttggaaaatcagaaaatgagCTGGAAGGACGGATAGTGTGTGTTTGCAGTGGCACAGATCTGGTGAACATCAGCTTCACTTTCATGGTAGcggaaaacacagaaatagcCAAG CAATGGGTAGAAGGGCTTGGATCCATCATACATAACTTTAGAGCTAACAATGTCAGTCCAATGACGTGTCTCAAGAAACA CTGGATGAAGCTGGCCTTTCTAACAAACACAAATGGGAAAATTCCAGTCCGGAG CATAACCAGAACCTTTGCATCaggtaaaacagaaaaagtgatCTTTCAGGCACTTAAGGAATTAGGTCTTCCCAGCGGAAAG AATGATGAAATTGAGCCGGCAGCTTTTACTTACGAGAAATTTTATGAGCTCACCCAAAAGATATGTCCCCGAACTGACATAGAGGACCTCTTTAAGAAGAT